A window from Culex pipiens pallens isolate TS chromosome 3, TS_CPP_V2, whole genome shotgun sequence encodes these proteins:
- the LOC120426075 gene encoding isocitrate dehydrogenase [NAD] subunit gamma, mitochondrial isoform X1, which translates to MALRLFRAVGQDVVAPMIFKRGCAVSAYELQHKVPVQRKVEQIPKAQYGGRHTVTMLPGGGIGPELMSYVKEVFRFAGVPVDFEIVDIDPASEGNDDLEYALTTIKRNGVALKGNIETKSEATGVLSRNVAIRNELDLYVNVLHCKSYNAIPAHHQNVDVVIVRQNTEGEYAMLEHESVRGVVESMKVITVEHAARVARYAFEFARNNNRKKVTTIHKANIMKLADGLFLKVARDVAKEYPDIQHNDMIIDNCCMQLVSNPHQFDVMNTTNLYGSITSNVLCGLIGGAGLFSGRNYGDHYAVFEPGTRNTGTAIAGKNVANPVAMLQAAVDMLYHLGHRYHADCISDAIHKTIEFDGIHTPDLGGQNTSTEVIQNILQHLAEKRTYWHHGGMPNDL; encoded by the exons ATGGCTCTCCGATTGTTCCGTGCCGTCGGCCAGGACGTGGTCGCCCCGATGATCTTCAAACGG GGTTGCGCCGTGTCCGCGTACGAGCTGCAGCACAAGGTTCCGGTCCAGCGCAAGGTGGAGCAGATTCCGAAGGCGCAGTATGGAGGTAGACATACGGTGACGATGCTGCCGGGCGGTGGAATCGGTCCGGAGCTGATGAGCTACGTGAAGGAGGTGTTCCGGTTTGCGGGGGTTCCGGTGGACTTTGAGATTGTGGACATTGATCCGGCTAGCGAGGGCAACGATGACTTGGAGTACGCGTTGACTACGATCAAGCGGAATGGAGTGGCGTTGAAGGGTAACATCGAGACCAAGTCGGAGGCGACGGGAGTGTTGTCCCGTAACGTGGCCATCCGTAACGAGCTGGATCTGTACGTGAACGTGCTGCACTGCAAGTCGTACAACGCAATTCCGGCGCACCACCAGAACGTGGACGTGGTCATTGTGCGGCAGAACACCGAGGGAGAGTACGCGATGTTGGAGCACGAGAGTGTCCGCGGGGTGGTCGAGAGCATGAAGGTCATTACGGTGGAGCACGCGGCTCGTGTTGCCCGGTATGCGTTCGAGTTTGCGCGCAACAACAACCGCAAGAAGGTGACCACCATCCATAAGGCCAACATCATGAAGCTGGCCGACGGGCTGTTCCTGAAGGTGGCCAGGGATGTCGCCAAGGAGTACCCGGACATCCAGCACAACGACATGATCATCGACAACTGCTGCATGCAGCTGGTCTCGAACCCGCACCAGTTTGACGTGATGAACACCACGAACCTGTACGGCAGTATTACTTCCAACGTGCTGTGCGGCCTCATCGGGGGCGCCGGTCTGTTCTCGGGCCGAAACTACGGCGATCAC TATGCCGTGTTCGAGCCCGGTACCCGCAACACCGGCACGGCCATCGCCGGCAAGAACGTGGCGAACCCGGTGGCGATGCTGCAGGCCGCCGTCGATATGCTGTACCATCTGGGGCATCGCTATCACGCCGATTGCATCTCGGACGCGATCCACAAGACGATCGAGTTTGACGGCATTCACACGCCAG ATTTGGGCGGCCAAAACACCAGCACAGAAGTGATTCAGAACATTCTGCAGCACCTGGCGGAGAAGAGAACCTACTG GCATCACGGAGGGATGCCAAACGACCTTTAA
- the LOC120426075 gene encoding isocitrate dehydrogenase [NAD] subunit gamma, mitochondrial isoform X2 — protein sequence MALRLFRAVGQDVVAPMIFKRGCAVSAYELQHKVPVQRKVEQIPKAQYGGRHTVTMLPGGGIGPELMSYVKEVFRFAGVPVDFEIVDIDPASEGNDDLEYALTTIKRNGVALKGNIETKSEATGVLSRNVAIRNELDLYVNVLHCKSYNAIPAHHQNVDVVIVRQNTEGEYAMLEHESVRGVVESMKVITVEHAARVARYAFEFARNNNRKKVTTIHKANIMKLADGLFLKVARDVAKEYPDIQHNDMIIDNCCMQLVSNPHQFDVMNTTNLYGSITSNVLCGLIGGAGLFSGRNYGDHYAVFEPGTRNTGTAIAGKNVANPVAMLQAAVDMLYHLGHRYHADCISDAIHKTIEFDGIHTPDLGGQNTSTEVIQNILQHLAEKRTYWSTLRDY from the exons ATGGCTCTCCGATTGTTCCGTGCCGTCGGCCAGGACGTGGTCGCCCCGATGATCTTCAAACGG GGTTGCGCCGTGTCCGCGTACGAGCTGCAGCACAAGGTTCCGGTCCAGCGCAAGGTGGAGCAGATTCCGAAGGCGCAGTATGGAGGTAGACATACGGTGACGATGCTGCCGGGCGGTGGAATCGGTCCGGAGCTGATGAGCTACGTGAAGGAGGTGTTCCGGTTTGCGGGGGTTCCGGTGGACTTTGAGATTGTGGACATTGATCCGGCTAGCGAGGGCAACGATGACTTGGAGTACGCGTTGACTACGATCAAGCGGAATGGAGTGGCGTTGAAGGGTAACATCGAGACCAAGTCGGAGGCGACGGGAGTGTTGTCCCGTAACGTGGCCATCCGTAACGAGCTGGATCTGTACGTGAACGTGCTGCACTGCAAGTCGTACAACGCAATTCCGGCGCACCACCAGAACGTGGACGTGGTCATTGTGCGGCAGAACACCGAGGGAGAGTACGCGATGTTGGAGCACGAGAGTGTCCGCGGGGTGGTCGAGAGCATGAAGGTCATTACGGTGGAGCACGCGGCTCGTGTTGCCCGGTATGCGTTCGAGTTTGCGCGCAACAACAACCGCAAGAAGGTGACCACCATCCATAAGGCCAACATCATGAAGCTGGCCGACGGGCTGTTCCTGAAGGTGGCCAGGGATGTCGCCAAGGAGTACCCGGACATCCAGCACAACGACATGATCATCGACAACTGCTGCATGCAGCTGGTCTCGAACCCGCACCAGTTTGACGTGATGAACACCACGAACCTGTACGGCAGTATTACTTCCAACGTGCTGTGCGGCCTCATCGGGGGCGCCGGTCTGTTCTCGGGCCGAAACTACGGCGATCAC TATGCCGTGTTCGAGCCCGGTACCCGCAACACCGGCACGGCCATCGCCGGCAAGAACGTGGCGAACCCGGTGGCGATGCTGCAGGCCGCCGTCGATATGCTGTACCATCTGGGGCATCGCTATCACGCCGATTGCATCTCGGACGCGATCCACAAGACGATCGAGTTTGACGGCATTCACACGCCAG ATTTGGGCGGCCAAAACACCAGCACAGAAGTGATTCAGAACATTCTGCAGCACCTGGCGGAGAAGAGAACCTACTG
- the LOC120426075 gene encoding isocitrate dehydrogenase [NAD] subunit gamma, mitochondrial isoform X4 encodes MALRLFRAVGQDVVAPMIFKRGCAVSAYELQHKVPVQRKVEQIPKAQYGGRHTVTMLPGGGIGPELMSYVKEVFRFAGVPVDFEIVDIDPASEGNDDLEYALTTIKRNGVALKGNIETKSEATGVLSRNVAIRNELDLYVNVLHCKSYNAIPAHHQNVDVVIVRQNTEGEYAMLEHESVRGVVESMKVITVEHAARVARYAFEFARNNNRKKVTTIHKANIMKLADGLFLKVARDVAKEYPDIQHNDMIIDNCCMQLVSNPHQFDVMNTTNLYGSITSNVLCGLIGGAGLFSGRNYGDHYAVFEPGTRNTGTAIAGKNVANPVAMLQAAVDMLYHLGHRYHADCISDAIHKTIEFDGIHTPDLGGQNTSTEVIQNILQHLAEKRTYWS; translated from the exons ATGGCTCTCCGATTGTTCCGTGCCGTCGGCCAGGACGTGGTCGCCCCGATGATCTTCAAACGG GGTTGCGCCGTGTCCGCGTACGAGCTGCAGCACAAGGTTCCGGTCCAGCGCAAGGTGGAGCAGATTCCGAAGGCGCAGTATGGAGGTAGACATACGGTGACGATGCTGCCGGGCGGTGGAATCGGTCCGGAGCTGATGAGCTACGTGAAGGAGGTGTTCCGGTTTGCGGGGGTTCCGGTGGACTTTGAGATTGTGGACATTGATCCGGCTAGCGAGGGCAACGATGACTTGGAGTACGCGTTGACTACGATCAAGCGGAATGGAGTGGCGTTGAAGGGTAACATCGAGACCAAGTCGGAGGCGACGGGAGTGTTGTCCCGTAACGTGGCCATCCGTAACGAGCTGGATCTGTACGTGAACGTGCTGCACTGCAAGTCGTACAACGCAATTCCGGCGCACCACCAGAACGTGGACGTGGTCATTGTGCGGCAGAACACCGAGGGAGAGTACGCGATGTTGGAGCACGAGAGTGTCCGCGGGGTGGTCGAGAGCATGAAGGTCATTACGGTGGAGCACGCGGCTCGTGTTGCCCGGTATGCGTTCGAGTTTGCGCGCAACAACAACCGCAAGAAGGTGACCACCATCCATAAGGCCAACATCATGAAGCTGGCCGACGGGCTGTTCCTGAAGGTGGCCAGGGATGTCGCCAAGGAGTACCCGGACATCCAGCACAACGACATGATCATCGACAACTGCTGCATGCAGCTGGTCTCGAACCCGCACCAGTTTGACGTGATGAACACCACGAACCTGTACGGCAGTATTACTTCCAACGTGCTGTGCGGCCTCATCGGGGGCGCCGGTCTGTTCTCGGGCCGAAACTACGGCGATCAC TATGCCGTGTTCGAGCCCGGTACCCGCAACACCGGCACGGCCATCGCCGGCAAGAACGTGGCGAACCCGGTGGCGATGCTGCAGGCCGCCGTCGATATGCTGTACCATCTGGGGCATCGCTATCACGCCGATTGCATCTCGGACGCGATCCACAAGACGATCGAGTTTGACGGCATTCACACGCCAG ATTTGGGCGGCCAAAACACCAGCACAGAAGTGATTCAGAACATTCTGCAGCACCTGGCGGAGAAGAGAACCTACTG
- the LOC120426075 gene encoding isocitrate dehydrogenase [NAD] subunit gamma, mitochondrial isoform X5, with the protein MALRLFRAVGQDVVAPMIFKRGCAVSAYELQHKVPVQRKVEQIPKAQYGGRHTVTMLPGGGIGPELMSYVKEVFRFAGVPVDFEIVDIDPASEGNDDLEYALTTIKRNGVALKGNIETKSEATGVLSRNVAIRNELDLYVNVLHCKSYNAIPAHHQNVDVVIVRQNTEGEYAMLEHESVRGVVESMKVITVEHAARVARYAFEFARNNNRKKVTTIHKANIMKLADGLFLKVARDVAKEYPDIQHNDMIIDNCCMQLVSNPHQFDVMNTTNLYGSITSNVLCGLIGGAGLFSGRNYGDHYAVFEPGTRNTGTAIAGKNVANPVAMLQAAVDMLYHLGHRYHADCISDAIHKTIEFDGIHTPDLGGQNTSTEVIQNILQHLAEKRTY; encoded by the exons ATGGCTCTCCGATTGTTCCGTGCCGTCGGCCAGGACGTGGTCGCCCCGATGATCTTCAAACGG GGTTGCGCCGTGTCCGCGTACGAGCTGCAGCACAAGGTTCCGGTCCAGCGCAAGGTGGAGCAGATTCCGAAGGCGCAGTATGGAGGTAGACATACGGTGACGATGCTGCCGGGCGGTGGAATCGGTCCGGAGCTGATGAGCTACGTGAAGGAGGTGTTCCGGTTTGCGGGGGTTCCGGTGGACTTTGAGATTGTGGACATTGATCCGGCTAGCGAGGGCAACGATGACTTGGAGTACGCGTTGACTACGATCAAGCGGAATGGAGTGGCGTTGAAGGGTAACATCGAGACCAAGTCGGAGGCGACGGGAGTGTTGTCCCGTAACGTGGCCATCCGTAACGAGCTGGATCTGTACGTGAACGTGCTGCACTGCAAGTCGTACAACGCAATTCCGGCGCACCACCAGAACGTGGACGTGGTCATTGTGCGGCAGAACACCGAGGGAGAGTACGCGATGTTGGAGCACGAGAGTGTCCGCGGGGTGGTCGAGAGCATGAAGGTCATTACGGTGGAGCACGCGGCTCGTGTTGCCCGGTATGCGTTCGAGTTTGCGCGCAACAACAACCGCAAGAAGGTGACCACCATCCATAAGGCCAACATCATGAAGCTGGCCGACGGGCTGTTCCTGAAGGTGGCCAGGGATGTCGCCAAGGAGTACCCGGACATCCAGCACAACGACATGATCATCGACAACTGCTGCATGCAGCTGGTCTCGAACCCGCACCAGTTTGACGTGATGAACACCACGAACCTGTACGGCAGTATTACTTCCAACGTGCTGTGCGGCCTCATCGGGGGCGCCGGTCTGTTCTCGGGCCGAAACTACGGCGATCAC TATGCCGTGTTCGAGCCCGGTACCCGCAACACCGGCACGGCCATCGCCGGCAAGAACGTGGCGAACCCGGTGGCGATGCTGCAGGCCGCCGTCGATATGCTGTACCATCTGGGGCATCGCTATCACGCCGATTGCATCTCGGACGCGATCCACAAGACGATCGAGTTTGACGGCATTCACACGCCAG ATTTGGGCGGCCAAAACACCAGCACAGAAGTGATTCAGAACATTCTGCAGCACCTGGCGGAGAAGAGAACCTACTG
- the LOC120426075 gene encoding isocitrate dehydrogenase [NAD] subunit gamma, mitochondrial isoform X3, translating to MALRLFRAVGQDVVAPMIFKRGCAVSAYELQHKVPVQRKVEQIPKAQYGGRHTVTMLPGGGIGPELMSYVKEVFRFAGVPVDFEIVDIDPASEGNDDLEYALTTIKRNGVALKGNIETKSEATGVLSRNVAIRNELDLYVNVLHCKSYNAIPAHHQNVDVVIVRQNTEGEYAMLEHESVRGVVESMKVITVEHAARVARYAFEFARNNNRKKVTTIHKANIMKLADGLFLKVARDVAKEYPDIQHNDMIIDNCCMQLVSNPHQFDVMNTTNLYGSITSNVLCGLIGGAGLFSGRNYGDHYAVFEPGTRNTGTAIAGKNVANPVAMLQAAVDMLYHLGHRYHADCISDAIHKTIEFDGIHTPDLGGQNTSTEVIQNILQHLAEKRTYWQPSSW from the exons ATGGCTCTCCGATTGTTCCGTGCCGTCGGCCAGGACGTGGTCGCCCCGATGATCTTCAAACGG GGTTGCGCCGTGTCCGCGTACGAGCTGCAGCACAAGGTTCCGGTCCAGCGCAAGGTGGAGCAGATTCCGAAGGCGCAGTATGGAGGTAGACATACGGTGACGATGCTGCCGGGCGGTGGAATCGGTCCGGAGCTGATGAGCTACGTGAAGGAGGTGTTCCGGTTTGCGGGGGTTCCGGTGGACTTTGAGATTGTGGACATTGATCCGGCTAGCGAGGGCAACGATGACTTGGAGTACGCGTTGACTACGATCAAGCGGAATGGAGTGGCGTTGAAGGGTAACATCGAGACCAAGTCGGAGGCGACGGGAGTGTTGTCCCGTAACGTGGCCATCCGTAACGAGCTGGATCTGTACGTGAACGTGCTGCACTGCAAGTCGTACAACGCAATTCCGGCGCACCACCAGAACGTGGACGTGGTCATTGTGCGGCAGAACACCGAGGGAGAGTACGCGATGTTGGAGCACGAGAGTGTCCGCGGGGTGGTCGAGAGCATGAAGGTCATTACGGTGGAGCACGCGGCTCGTGTTGCCCGGTATGCGTTCGAGTTTGCGCGCAACAACAACCGCAAGAAGGTGACCACCATCCATAAGGCCAACATCATGAAGCTGGCCGACGGGCTGTTCCTGAAGGTGGCCAGGGATGTCGCCAAGGAGTACCCGGACATCCAGCACAACGACATGATCATCGACAACTGCTGCATGCAGCTGGTCTCGAACCCGCACCAGTTTGACGTGATGAACACCACGAACCTGTACGGCAGTATTACTTCCAACGTGCTGTGCGGCCTCATCGGGGGCGCCGGTCTGTTCTCGGGCCGAAACTACGGCGATCAC TATGCCGTGTTCGAGCCCGGTACCCGCAACACCGGCACGGCCATCGCCGGCAAGAACGTGGCGAACCCGGTGGCGATGCTGCAGGCCGCCGTCGATATGCTGTACCATCTGGGGCATCGCTATCACGCCGATTGCATCTCGGACGCGATCCACAAGACGATCGAGTTTGACGGCATTCACACGCCAG ATTTGGGCGGCCAAAACACCAGCACAGAAGTGATTCAGAACATTCTGCAGCACCTGGCGGAGAAGAGAACCTACTG